A region from the Benincasa hispida cultivar B227 chromosome 12, ASM972705v1, whole genome shotgun sequence genome encodes:
- the LOC120067419 gene encoding probable disease resistance protein At4g19060, protein MNGELHNSEILPADQPKTQISRWVTEPVAGSTVHGVENELLVLQKMLQKPPSGGGKGFRAIGIIGVRGIGKSTICRALLQDREVKSKYFPRIWVSMSRNFTEDRDPKIALLKRMLSSLGVDTNFPGGETLGGLLYAVRLQLRGKRYLIVLDDVQEFKTGEEQSDWYWDLNSCEKIGEKLRDGFPKGNGGAVIVTSRSEKAAKAMVGEGNLRCLVPHKDPESFWKIFWQEVGENGNSISDPPNLEVLKVELLKKCGGLPFIAKMMGKIQFQNELQRS, encoded by the coding sequence ATGAACGGCGAACTCCATAATTCCGAGATCCTTCCCGCCGACCAACCAAAAACCCAAATCTCGAGATGGGTTACTGAACCCGTCGCCGGATCCACCGTCCACGGCGTCGAAAACGAGCTTCTGGTTCTGCAGAAAATGCTCCAGAAACCACCCAGCGGCGGCGGAAAGGGCTTCAGAGCAATCGGAATCATCGGAGTCCGAGGGATCGGAAAATCAACAATTTGCCGAGCCCTTCTCCAAGACCGAGAAGTGAAATCCAAATATTTCCCCAGAATTTGGGTCTCGATGTCAAGAAATTTCACCGAAGACAGAGATCCCAAAATCGCTCTTCTAAAGAGAATGCTGAGCTCTCTCGGAGTGGACACAAATTTTCCCGGTGGGGAAACACTCGGCGGCCTCCTCTACGCCGTCCGCCTTCAACTGAGAGGCAAACGGTATCTGATTGTGTTGGATGATGTTCAAGAATTTAAAACAGGGGAAGAACAGAGTGATTGGTACTGGGATTTGAATTCTTgtgagaaaattggagagaaattAAGAGATGGGTTTCCAAAAGGAAATGGAGGGGCTGTGATTGTAACGAGCAGAAGCGAAAAAGCTGCAAAAGCTATGGTCGGAGAGGGAAATTTGCGGTGTTTGGTTCCTCATAAAGACCCAGAAAGTTTCTGGAAGATTTTCTGGCAAGAAGTCGGGGAAAATGGAAATTCCATCTCcgatcctccaaatttggaggtaTTGAAAGtagaattgttgaagaaatgtggtggtCTTCCATTCATCGCTAAAATGATGGGGAAGATTCAATTCCAAAATGAATTACAAAGGAGTTAA